Proteins from a genomic interval of Quercus robur chromosome 9, dhQueRobu3.1, whole genome shotgun sequence:
- the LOC126698545 gene encoding hyoscyamine 6-dioxygenase-like: MEDLLVSSWCKDRAVPEMYIFPPEQRPGKLIDVPVGNNIPVVDLGVHDQTQIIQQIFEASQDFGFFQVINHGVPNRLMDDAMSVFEEFHAMSAKDKTFECSKDPNKSCSVYTGSQNYAKEKFHLWRDGLLHLCNPQEKYIQFWPEKPTRYREIVGTYTTVVRKLGFRILEFISQGLGISPGHFSSGLAENPRLLVNHYPPCPDPSLTLGQGKHRDPSIINILLQSEVYGLQVFKDEEWIGVKPIPYAFVVNIGYPLQIISNGKLKGAEHRVVTNSNLARTTASFFISPLDETIIEPAKTLVDASNPALYRSLLYKNFLIKYVAASGNTQALEEALSSSIE, encoded by the exons ATGGAGGATCTTCTTGTTTCAAGCTGGTGTAAGGATCGAGCTGTGCCAGAAATGTATATATTCCCACCGGAACAAAGACCAGGGAAGCTTATTGATGTTCCTGTAGGCAACAATATTCCAGTGGTTGATCTTGGGGTTCATGATCAGACTCAGataattcaacaaatttttgaagCTAGCCAAGACTTTGGATTCTTTCAG GTGATCAACCATGGAGTCCCTAACCGCTTAATGGATGATGCCATGAGTGTTTTTGAGGAGTTTCATGCAATGTCTGCCAAGGACAAAACATTTGAATGCTCAAAGGACCCCAATAAGAGCTGCTCCGTCTACACAGGCAGTCAAAATTATGCAAAAGAAAAGTTCCACCTTTGGAGGGATGGATTGTTACACCTTTGTAATCCTCAAGAGAAATACATCCAATTTTGGCCTGAAAAACCAACTAGATATCG AGAAATTGTTGGGACATATACAACTGTAGTAAGGAAGTTGGGGTTTAGAATTTTGGAGTTCATTTCCCAAGGCTTGGGAATCAGCCCTGGTCATTTTAGCAGTGGACTTGCTGAAAATCCGAGACTGTTAGTCAATCACTATCCACCATGCCCGGACCCAAGTTTAACCTTGGGACAGGGCAAACATAGAGACCCTAGCATCATCAATATTCTTCTTCAAAGTGAAGTATATGGGCTTCAAGTCTTCAAGGATGAGGAATGGATTGGTGTTAAACCTATTCCTTATGCTTTTGTGGTTAACATAGGTTATCCTTTGCAG ATTATCAGTAATGGAAAGTTGAAAGGTGCTGAACATCGAGTGGtgacaaattcaaatttagCTCGGACAACTGCTTCCTTCTTTATTAGTCCATTAGATGAAACAATTATAGAACCAGCAAAAACTTTGGTTGATGCAAGCAATCCTGCGCTCTATAGGTCCTTGCTATACAAAAACTTTCTTATCAAATATGTAGCTGCCTCCGGCAACACTCAAGCATTAGAGGAGGCTTTAAGTAGTAGTATTGAatag